In Gossypium hirsutum isolate 1008001.06 chromosome D06, Gossypium_hirsutum_v2.1, whole genome shotgun sequence, one genomic interval encodes:
- the LOC121218173 gene encoding trimethylguanosine synthase isoform X1, translated as MDTIENQCEAPAIKALGSLFKLTQVHLWDYGSKETREFSFLLSDTTKSCTKNDKNCSSISHGSCDFSTSVEDIELAKEMDALGLPLSFHTNKQTSSKMTVSRKKGTRPKHSNRHKDIEEVMEFSKVSEMEIESPIFHDNSSSSFCESSYHDVAVGVDGSLCLGHKQEDSSSLVGMEQNNDGISDLVTNDAWECNLARQSDVVSKDDDINMVSSTSLGAELLQEYCLMEPGINHCNNKEDGSSMEHEKVEKVCTCSGTQQLLVPKSFSTNSEGLDSDCNDHTYGGDFGDWRVYWDSFYSRNYFYNIKTQASTWDPPPGMENLVFANLNNKSDEMAIDSIEKSVHDGGLEKLLSDELSNGTELAAASNLTIPSVSKSFELAGEHCETSDFCDGELTSELISDVQDNLDSVTKTPTETISDADEIVLETVALAKGQVDTELEAVTRKGKKKTRKRSQRKLSRDDEELQFQGMSEEHSAIIGKYWCQRYLLFSRFDDGIKMDEEGWFSVTPESIARHHASRCGSGIVVDSFTGVGGNAIQLAQRSAHVIAIDIDPKKIDYAYQNATVYGVNDQIDFVTGDFFTIAPKLKADTVFLSPPWGGPDYAKVEIYDLKTMLKPHDGYFLFNVAKKISCRIVMFLPRNVDLNQLAELSLSAQPPWSLEVEKNFLNGKLKGITAYFTDTAFEGI; from the exons ATGGACACAATCGAAAACCAATGCGAAGCTCCAGCTATCAAAGCTTTGGGTTCTCTCTTTAAGCTCACTCAAGTTCACTTATG GGATTATGGTTCTAAGGAGACTCGGgaattttctttcttattatcCGACACCACT AAATCATGTACAAAAAATGATAAGAACTGCTCAAGCATTTCTCATGGGAGCTGTG ATTTCAGTACTTCAGTAGAGGATATTGAATTGGCTAAAGAAATGGATGCTTTGGGGCTCCCCCTTTCCTTCCACACCAACAAGCAG ACAAGTAGTAAAATGACTGTTAGCAGAAAGAAGGGTACACGTCCAAAGCATTCTAATCGTCATAAAGATATTGAAGAAGTGATGGAATTTTCCAAAGTGAGTGAGATGGAGATTGAATCTCCTATTTTTCATGATAACTCGAGCAGTTCTTTTTGTGAATCATCTTATCATGATGTTGCAGTGGGTGTTGATGGATCCCTATGCCTTGGTCATAAGCAAGAAGATTCATCAAGCTTGGTTGGGATGGAACAAAACAACGATGGGATTTCTGACCTTGTGACTAATGATGCTTGGGAATGTAACTTGGCACGGCAGAGTGATGTTGTGTCTAAGGATGATGATATAAATATGGTGAGCTCAACTAGTTTAGGTGCTGAACTTTTACAAGAATATTGCTTAATGGAACCAGGTATCAATCATTGTAATAACAAAGAAGATGGAAGCTCGATGGAGCACGAAAAGGTTGAGAAGGTTTGTACTTGTAGTGGCACTCAGCAGCTACTTGTTCCCAAGTCATTTTCTACAAATTCAGAAGGGCTTGATTCTGATTGTAATGACCATACATATGGTGGTGATTTTGGTGATTGGCGGGTGTATTGGGACTCTTTCTACTCGAGGAACTACTTTTATAATATCAAAACTCAAGCTTCCACGTGGGATCCACCCCCGGGAATGGAAAATCTAGTTTTTGCTAACCTTAATAATAAGTCAGATGAAATGGCTATCGACTCCATTGAGAAATCCGTACATGATGGTGGATTAGAGAAGCTGTTATCTGATGAGCTTTCAAACGGGACCGAACTTGCTGCTGCTTCTAATTTGACAATACCTTCTGTAAGCAAGAGTTTTGAGCTTGCTGGTGAACATTGTGAGACTAGTGACTTTTGTGATGGTGAACTTACATCAGAATTAATATCAGATGTCCAGGACAATCTTGACAG TGTGACCAAGACACCCACTGAAACAATATCTGATGCTGACGAAATTGTTCTAGAGACTGTTGCTTTAGCAAAAGGTCAGGTGGATACTGAGCTTGAGGCTGTGACTaggaaagggaaaaagaaaacaagaaaacgATCTCAGAGGAAGTTATCTCGGGATGATGAAG AACTTCAATTTCAAGGAATGTCCGAGGAGCATTCCGCCATTATAGGTAAATATTGGTGTCAGAGATACCTACTATTCTCCAGATTTGATGATGGTATTAAAATGGACGAGGAAGGGTGGTTTTCTGTAACTCCAGAGTCTATAGCTAGGCATCATGCATCCCGTTGCGGGAGTGGCATTGTGGTCGACTCTTTTACCGGAGTTGGTGGGAACGCCATTCAATTGGCCCAGAG GAGTGCACATGTTATTGCTATTGACATTGATCCAAAGAAGATAGATTATGCATATCAGAATGCAACTGTCTATGGCGTCAATGACCAAATAGACTTTGTAACCGGAGATTTTTTCACTATAGCACCTAAATTGAAG GCAGACACTGTCTTCTTATCTCCTCCTTGGGGAGGTCCTGATTACGCTAAAGTAGAGATATATGACCTGAAGACAATGCTGAAGCCACATGACGG ATATTTCCTGTTTAACGTTGCGAAGAAAATTTCCTGCAGAATTGTCATGTTTCTCCCTAGAAATGTAGATCTCAACCAATTGGCTGAATTGTCCCTGTCTGCACAGCCTCCTTGGTCATTAGAG GTTGAGAAAAACTTTTTGAATGGCAAGTTGAAGGGGATAACTGCTTACTTCACGGATACGGCATTTGAAGGCATTTGA
- the LOC121218173 gene encoding trimethylguanosine synthase isoform X3 yields MDTIENQCEAPAIKALGSLFKLTQVHLWDYGSKETREFSFLLSDTTKSCTKNDKNCSSISHGSCDFSTSVEDIELAKEMDALGLPLSFHTNKQTSSKMTVSRKKGTRPKHSNRHKDIEEVMEFSKVSEMEIESPIFHDNSSSSFCESSYHDVAVGVDGSLCLGHKQEDSSSLVGMEQNNDGISDLVTNDAWECNLARQSDVVSKDDDINMVSSTSLGAELLQEYCLMEPGINHCNNKEDGSSMEHEKVEKVCTCSGTQQLLVPKSFSTNSEGLDSDCNDHTYGGDFGDWRVYWDSFYSRNYFYNIKTQASTWDPPPGMENLVFANLNNKSDEMAIDSIEKSVHDGGLEKLLSDELSNGTELAAASNLTIPSVSKSFELAGEHCETSDFCDGELTSELISDVQDNLDSVTKTPTETISDADEIVLETVALAKGQVDTELEAVTRKGKKKTRKRSQRKLSRDDEELQFQGMSEEHSAIIGKYWCQRYLLFSRFDDGIKMDEEGWFSVTPESIARHHASRCGSGIVVDSFTGVGGNAIQLAQRSAHVIAIDIDPKKIDYAYQNATVYGVNDQIDFVTGDFFTIAPKLKTLSSYLLLGEVLITLK; encoded by the exons ATGGACACAATCGAAAACCAATGCGAAGCTCCAGCTATCAAAGCTTTGGGTTCTCTCTTTAAGCTCACTCAAGTTCACTTATG GGATTATGGTTCTAAGGAGACTCGGgaattttctttcttattatcCGACACCACT AAATCATGTACAAAAAATGATAAGAACTGCTCAAGCATTTCTCATGGGAGCTGTG ATTTCAGTACTTCAGTAGAGGATATTGAATTGGCTAAAGAAATGGATGCTTTGGGGCTCCCCCTTTCCTTCCACACCAACAAGCAG ACAAGTAGTAAAATGACTGTTAGCAGAAAGAAGGGTACACGTCCAAAGCATTCTAATCGTCATAAAGATATTGAAGAAGTGATGGAATTTTCCAAAGTGAGTGAGATGGAGATTGAATCTCCTATTTTTCATGATAACTCGAGCAGTTCTTTTTGTGAATCATCTTATCATGATGTTGCAGTGGGTGTTGATGGATCCCTATGCCTTGGTCATAAGCAAGAAGATTCATCAAGCTTGGTTGGGATGGAACAAAACAACGATGGGATTTCTGACCTTGTGACTAATGATGCTTGGGAATGTAACTTGGCACGGCAGAGTGATGTTGTGTCTAAGGATGATGATATAAATATGGTGAGCTCAACTAGTTTAGGTGCTGAACTTTTACAAGAATATTGCTTAATGGAACCAGGTATCAATCATTGTAATAACAAAGAAGATGGAAGCTCGATGGAGCACGAAAAGGTTGAGAAGGTTTGTACTTGTAGTGGCACTCAGCAGCTACTTGTTCCCAAGTCATTTTCTACAAATTCAGAAGGGCTTGATTCTGATTGTAATGACCATACATATGGTGGTGATTTTGGTGATTGGCGGGTGTATTGGGACTCTTTCTACTCGAGGAACTACTTTTATAATATCAAAACTCAAGCTTCCACGTGGGATCCACCCCCGGGAATGGAAAATCTAGTTTTTGCTAACCTTAATAATAAGTCAGATGAAATGGCTATCGACTCCATTGAGAAATCCGTACATGATGGTGGATTAGAGAAGCTGTTATCTGATGAGCTTTCAAACGGGACCGAACTTGCTGCTGCTTCTAATTTGACAATACCTTCTGTAAGCAAGAGTTTTGAGCTTGCTGGTGAACATTGTGAGACTAGTGACTTTTGTGATGGTGAACTTACATCAGAATTAATATCAGATGTCCAGGACAATCTTGACAG TGTGACCAAGACACCCACTGAAACAATATCTGATGCTGACGAAATTGTTCTAGAGACTGTTGCTTTAGCAAAAGGTCAGGTGGATACTGAGCTTGAGGCTGTGACTaggaaagggaaaaagaaaacaagaaaacgATCTCAGAGGAAGTTATCTCGGGATGATGAAG AACTTCAATTTCAAGGAATGTCCGAGGAGCATTCCGCCATTATAGGTAAATATTGGTGTCAGAGATACCTACTATTCTCCAGATTTGATGATGGTATTAAAATGGACGAGGAAGGGTGGTTTTCTGTAACTCCAGAGTCTATAGCTAGGCATCATGCATCCCGTTGCGGGAGTGGCATTGTGGTCGACTCTTTTACCGGAGTTGGTGGGAACGCCATTCAATTGGCCCAGAG GAGTGCACATGTTATTGCTATTGACATTGATCCAAAGAAGATAGATTATGCATATCAGAATGCAACTGTCTATGGCGTCAATGACCAAATAGACTTTGTAACCGGAGATTTTTTCACTATAGCACCTAAATTGAAG ACACTGTCTTCTTATCTCCTCCTTGGGGAGGTCCTGATTACGCTAAAGTAG
- the LOC121218173 gene encoding trimethylguanosine synthase isoform X4, protein MGVDGSLCLGHKQEDSSSLVGMEQNNDGISDLVTNDAWECNLARQSDVVSKDDDINMVSSTSLGAELLQEYCLMEPGINHCNNKEDGSSMEHEKVEKVCTCSGTQQLLVPKSFSTNSEGLDSDCNDHTYGGDFGDWRVYWDSFYSRNYFYNIKTQASTWDPPPGMENLVFANLNNKSDEMAIDSIEKSVHDGGLEKLLSDELSNGTELAAASNLTIPSVSKSFELAGEHCETSDFCDGELTSELISDVQDNLDSVTKTPTETISDADEIVLETVALAKGQVDTELEAVTRKGKKKTRKRSQRKLSRDDEELQFQGMSEEHSAIIGKYWCQRYLLFSRFDDGIKMDEEGWFSVTPESIARHHASRCGSGIVVDSFTGVGGNAIQLAQRSAHVIAIDIDPKKIDYAYQNATVYGVNDQIDFVTGDFFTIAPKLKADTVFLSPPWGGPDYAKVEIYDLKTMLKPHDGYFLFNVAKKISCRIVMFLPRNVDLNQLAELSLSAQPPWSLEVEKNFLNGKLKGITAYFTDTAFEGI, encoded by the exons A TGGGTGTTGATGGATCCCTATGCCTTGGTCATAAGCAAGAAGATTCATCAAGCTTGGTTGGGATGGAACAAAACAACGATGGGATTTCTGACCTTGTGACTAATGATGCTTGGGAATGTAACTTGGCACGGCAGAGTGATGTTGTGTCTAAGGATGATGATATAAATATGGTGAGCTCAACTAGTTTAGGTGCTGAACTTTTACAAGAATATTGCTTAATGGAACCAGGTATCAATCATTGTAATAACAAAGAAGATGGAAGCTCGATGGAGCACGAAAAGGTTGAGAAGGTTTGTACTTGTAGTGGCACTCAGCAGCTACTTGTTCCCAAGTCATTTTCTACAAATTCAGAAGGGCTTGATTCTGATTGTAATGACCATACATATGGTGGTGATTTTGGTGATTGGCGGGTGTATTGGGACTCTTTCTACTCGAGGAACTACTTTTATAATATCAAAACTCAAGCTTCCACGTGGGATCCACCCCCGGGAATGGAAAATCTAGTTTTTGCTAACCTTAATAATAAGTCAGATGAAATGGCTATCGACTCCATTGAGAAATCCGTACATGATGGTGGATTAGAGAAGCTGTTATCTGATGAGCTTTCAAACGGGACCGAACTTGCTGCTGCTTCTAATTTGACAATACCTTCTGTAAGCAAGAGTTTTGAGCTTGCTGGTGAACATTGTGAGACTAGTGACTTTTGTGATGGTGAACTTACATCAGAATTAATATCAGATGTCCAGGACAATCTTGACAG TGTGACCAAGACACCCACTGAAACAATATCTGATGCTGACGAAATTGTTCTAGAGACTGTTGCTTTAGCAAAAGGTCAGGTGGATACTGAGCTTGAGGCTGTGACTaggaaagggaaaaagaaaacaagaaaacgATCTCAGAGGAAGTTATCTCGGGATGATGAAG AACTTCAATTTCAAGGAATGTCCGAGGAGCATTCCGCCATTATAGGTAAATATTGGTGTCAGAGATACCTACTATTCTCCAGATTTGATGATGGTATTAAAATGGACGAGGAAGGGTGGTTTTCTGTAACTCCAGAGTCTATAGCTAGGCATCATGCATCCCGTTGCGGGAGTGGCATTGTGGTCGACTCTTTTACCGGAGTTGGTGGGAACGCCATTCAATTGGCCCAGAG GAGTGCACATGTTATTGCTATTGACATTGATCCAAAGAAGATAGATTATGCATATCAGAATGCAACTGTCTATGGCGTCAATGACCAAATAGACTTTGTAACCGGAGATTTTTTCACTATAGCACCTAAATTGAAG GCAGACACTGTCTTCTTATCTCCTCCTTGGGGAGGTCCTGATTACGCTAAAGTAGAGATATATGACCTGAAGACAATGCTGAAGCCACATGACGG ATATTTCCTGTTTAACGTTGCGAAGAAAATTTCCTGCAGAATTGTCATGTTTCTCCCTAGAAATGTAGATCTCAACCAATTGGCTGAATTGTCCCTGTCTGCACAGCCTCCTTGGTCATTAGAG GTTGAGAAAAACTTTTTGAATGGCAAGTTGAAGGGGATAACTGCTTACTTCACGGATACGGCATTTGAAGGCATTTGA
- the LOC121218173 gene encoding trimethylguanosine synthase isoform X2 → MDTIENQCEAPAIKALGSLFKLTQVHLWDYGSKETREFSFLLSDTTKSCTKNDKNCSSISHGSCDFSTSVEDIELAKEMDALGLPLSFHTNKQTSSKMTVSRKKGTRPKHSNRHKDIEEVMEFSKVSEMEIESPIFHDNSSSSFCESSYHDVAVGVDGSLCLGHKQEDSSSLVGMEQNNDGISDLVTNDAWECNLARQSDVVSKDDDINMVSSTSLGAELLQEYCLMEPGINHCNNKEDGSSMEHEKVEKVCTCSGTQQLLVPKSFSTNSEGLDSDCNDHTYGGDFGDWRVYWDSFYSRNYFYNIKTQASTWDPPPGMENLVFANLNNKSDEMAIDSIEKSVHDGGLEKLLSDELSNGTELAAASNLTIPSVSKSFELAGEHCETSDFCDGELTSELISDVQDNLDSVTKTPTETISDADEIVLETVALAKGQVDTELEAVTRKGKKKTRKRSQRKLSRDDEELQFQGMSEEHSAIIGKYWCQRYLLFSRFDDGIKMDEEGWFSVTPESIARHHASRCGSGIVVDSFTGVGGNAIQLAQRSAHVIAIDIDPKKIDYAYQNATVYGVNDQIDFVTGDFFTIAPKLKADTVFLSPPWGGPDYAKVEIYDLKTMLKPHDGIVMFLPRNVDLNQLAELSLSAQPPWSLEVEKNFLNGKLKGITAYFTDTAFEGI, encoded by the exons ATGGACACAATCGAAAACCAATGCGAAGCTCCAGCTATCAAAGCTTTGGGTTCTCTCTTTAAGCTCACTCAAGTTCACTTATG GGATTATGGTTCTAAGGAGACTCGGgaattttctttcttattatcCGACACCACT AAATCATGTACAAAAAATGATAAGAACTGCTCAAGCATTTCTCATGGGAGCTGTG ATTTCAGTACTTCAGTAGAGGATATTGAATTGGCTAAAGAAATGGATGCTTTGGGGCTCCCCCTTTCCTTCCACACCAACAAGCAG ACAAGTAGTAAAATGACTGTTAGCAGAAAGAAGGGTACACGTCCAAAGCATTCTAATCGTCATAAAGATATTGAAGAAGTGATGGAATTTTCCAAAGTGAGTGAGATGGAGATTGAATCTCCTATTTTTCATGATAACTCGAGCAGTTCTTTTTGTGAATCATCTTATCATGATGTTGCAGTGGGTGTTGATGGATCCCTATGCCTTGGTCATAAGCAAGAAGATTCATCAAGCTTGGTTGGGATGGAACAAAACAACGATGGGATTTCTGACCTTGTGACTAATGATGCTTGGGAATGTAACTTGGCACGGCAGAGTGATGTTGTGTCTAAGGATGATGATATAAATATGGTGAGCTCAACTAGTTTAGGTGCTGAACTTTTACAAGAATATTGCTTAATGGAACCAGGTATCAATCATTGTAATAACAAAGAAGATGGAAGCTCGATGGAGCACGAAAAGGTTGAGAAGGTTTGTACTTGTAGTGGCACTCAGCAGCTACTTGTTCCCAAGTCATTTTCTACAAATTCAGAAGGGCTTGATTCTGATTGTAATGACCATACATATGGTGGTGATTTTGGTGATTGGCGGGTGTATTGGGACTCTTTCTACTCGAGGAACTACTTTTATAATATCAAAACTCAAGCTTCCACGTGGGATCCACCCCCGGGAATGGAAAATCTAGTTTTTGCTAACCTTAATAATAAGTCAGATGAAATGGCTATCGACTCCATTGAGAAATCCGTACATGATGGTGGATTAGAGAAGCTGTTATCTGATGAGCTTTCAAACGGGACCGAACTTGCTGCTGCTTCTAATTTGACAATACCTTCTGTAAGCAAGAGTTTTGAGCTTGCTGGTGAACATTGTGAGACTAGTGACTTTTGTGATGGTGAACTTACATCAGAATTAATATCAGATGTCCAGGACAATCTTGACAG TGTGACCAAGACACCCACTGAAACAATATCTGATGCTGACGAAATTGTTCTAGAGACTGTTGCTTTAGCAAAAGGTCAGGTGGATACTGAGCTTGAGGCTGTGACTaggaaagggaaaaagaaaacaagaaaacgATCTCAGAGGAAGTTATCTCGGGATGATGAAG AACTTCAATTTCAAGGAATGTCCGAGGAGCATTCCGCCATTATAGGTAAATATTGGTGTCAGAGATACCTACTATTCTCCAGATTTGATGATGGTATTAAAATGGACGAGGAAGGGTGGTTTTCTGTAACTCCAGAGTCTATAGCTAGGCATCATGCATCCCGTTGCGGGAGTGGCATTGTGGTCGACTCTTTTACCGGAGTTGGTGGGAACGCCATTCAATTGGCCCAGAG GAGTGCACATGTTATTGCTATTGACATTGATCCAAAGAAGATAGATTATGCATATCAGAATGCAACTGTCTATGGCGTCAATGACCAAATAGACTTTGTAACCGGAGATTTTTTCACTATAGCACCTAAATTGAAG GCAGACACTGTCTTCTTATCTCCTCCTTGGGGAGGTCCTGATTACGCTAAAGTAGAGATATATGACCTGAAGACAATGCTGAAGCCACATGACGG AATTGTCATGTTTCTCCCTAGAAATGTAGATCTCAACCAATTGGCTGAATTGTCCCTGTCTGCACAGCCTCCTTGGTCATTAGAG GTTGAGAAAAACTTTTTGAATGGCAAGTTGAAGGGGATAACTGCTTACTTCACGGATACGGCATTTGAAGGCATTTGA
- the LOC107910223 gene encoding protein DCL homolog, chloroplastic isoform X1 produces MASILNPPPPPYFHRTSMPTSVSSSPVILSYPFLKTTSLQVRFKALRTWSDGGKIGSQEAYGADFLRKPSTVPKKDSDGILEEEEGSEGKRNRGEWTDWEDRILEDTVPLVGFVRMIIHSGKYGAGDRLSPEHERTILERLLPYHPEFEKKIGCGIDYITVGYHPDFVGSRCLFIVRKDGELVDFSYWKCIKGLIRKNYPLYADSFILRHFRRRRRS; encoded by the exons ATGGCTTCGATTCTCAACCCCCCGCCGCCGCCTTACTTTCACCGTACCTCTATGCCTACCTCCGTTTCTTCCTCACCGGTGATCTTATCTTATCCTTTCCTCAAAACGACGTCTCTTCAAGTTCGGTTTAAAGCGTTGAGGACCTGGTCCGACGGCGGGAAAATCGGGAGCCAGGAAGCTTATGGCGCCGATTTCTTGAGGAAGCCGAGTACAGTGCCGAAGAAGGACAGTGATGGAATTTTGGAAGAAGAGGAAGGTAGTGAGGGAAAAAGAAACAGAGGTGAATGGACTGATTGGGAAGATAGGATTTTAGAGGACACCGTGCCTCTTGTCGGCTTTGTTAGAATGATTATTCACTCTGGAAA atatggaGCTGGAGATAGATTGAGTCCAGAGCATGAAAGGACGATTTTGGAAAGGTTGCTTCCTTACCATCCAGAGTTCGAGAAGAAAATTGGATGTGGAATTGATTACATCACT GTTGGTTACCATCCCGACTTTGTAGGCTCGAGATGTTTGTTCATAGTTCGAAAAGATGGAGAACTGGTTGACTTTTCTTATTGGAAATGCATCAAGGGCCTAATTAGAAAAAACTATCCTCTATATGCAGACAGCTTCATTCTCAGACATTTTCGACGGCGTAGACGTAGTTGA
- the LOC107910223 gene encoding protein DCL homolog, chloroplastic isoform X2 — protein MASILNPPPPPYFHRTSMPTSVSSSPVILSYPFLKTTSLQVRFKALRTWSDGGKIGSQEAYGADFLRKPSTVPKKDSDGILEEEEGSEGKRNRGEWTDWEDRILEDTVPLVGFVRMIIHSGKYGAGDRLSPEHERTILERLLPYHPEFEKKIGCGIDYITPHRIFFNGNGQGAKVMDEMKVEGESDQKIVKGLK, from the exons ATGGCTTCGATTCTCAACCCCCCGCCGCCGCCTTACTTTCACCGTACCTCTATGCCTACCTCCGTTTCTTCCTCACCGGTGATCTTATCTTATCCTTTCCTCAAAACGACGTCTCTTCAAGTTCGGTTTAAAGCGTTGAGGACCTGGTCCGACGGCGGGAAAATCGGGAGCCAGGAAGCTTATGGCGCCGATTTCTTGAGGAAGCCGAGTACAGTGCCGAAGAAGGACAGTGATGGAATTTTGGAAGAAGAGGAAGGTAGTGAGGGAAAAAGAAACAGAGGTGAATGGACTGATTGGGAAGATAGGATTTTAGAGGACACCGTGCCTCTTGTCGGCTTTGTTAGAATGATTATTCACTCTGGAAA atatggaGCTGGAGATAGATTGAGTCCAGAGCATGAAAGGACGATTTTGGAAAGGTTGCTTCCTTACCATCCAGAGTTCGAGAAGAAAATTGGATGTGGAATTGATTACATCACT CCACACAGGATTTTTTTTAACGGAAATGGTCAAGGGGCAAAAGTGATGGACGAAATGAAAGTAGAGGGGGAAAGTGACCAAAAAATAGTAAAAGGGCTAAAGTGA